The following coding sequences lie in one Rutidosis leptorrhynchoides isolate AG116_Rl617_1_P2 chromosome 4, CSIRO_AGI_Rlap_v1, whole genome shotgun sequence genomic window:
- the LOC139845500 gene encoding BTB/POZ domain-containing protein At2g04740-like gives MSELDDIDLYAEDFNQSLPLKKVPYGDVFEASRAGDVDRLKYLLETGVNVNARDQWDSVALYYACLAGHLDAARMLLESGAICSEHTFDGDRCHYAALNLKVRKLLKAFEARPPPLGPLAAALRETFLACHANKGYLEQLDGQSQFTGNSSNGGTSPGYFHPDVVFYIHGRPIEAHRVVLSARSPYLKKKFETDWRGRKEIRFSREKLSYPALYSLFHFFYSDRLEIAVDDMKDLVRICKVCKCDSLQKVIEKEVVHQTYADYKSLQEIDNTQRRYILQGSSLPEDDRLPAALSRLLQISLDNSIKEGNYDDVVRRIGSLKVSGFEDDLADVSIKVDDKIFRCHQVILASRSEYFKTRLSRMEDFLEGRDGLPDFSLPLLEERDLSMEAFEKMIEYMYTDGLKDIDPDQAEEIFDAASRYLLFPLKRAVADALLPHLEMVPPAELCHWLMLSDMYGVLKIREYCLDVIACNFETFADTREFRAMLLTLPPPSGDSSLRTTVPNAPGAEMKMTEENILDDLREKWLEVEAGELDTRDESALIFDKRLEMLMMVAEQEQSAE, from the exons ATGTCCGAATTAGACGACATTGACCTCTACGCCGAAGACTTCAATCAATCACTCCCGCTAAAAAAGGTACCATACGGCGACGTTTTCGAAGCATCTCGTGCCGGAGACGTTGACCGGTTAAAATACTTATTAGAAACCGGTGTTAATGTCAACGCACGTGATCAATGGGATTCAGTGGCTTTATACTACGCTTGTTTAGCCGGTCACCTTGATGCTGCTCGTATGCTGTTAGAAAGCGGTGCAATTTGCTCCGAGCACACATTTGACGGTGACAGGTGTCATTATGCAGCATTGAATTTGAAAGTTAGGAAGCTTTTGAAAGCGTTCGAAGCTCGACCGCCGCCGTTAGGACCATTGGCTGCTGCTTTGAGAGAAACATTTTTAGCTTGTCATGCTAATAAAGGTTATCTAGAACAATTGGATGGCCAATCTCAGTTTACAG GTAATTCGTCTAATGGCGGAACTAGTCCCGGCTATTTTCATCCGGATGTTGTATTTTATATCCATGGAAGACCTATTGAAGCTCACAGAGTAGTCTTGAGTGCTCGTTCACCTTACTTGAAGAAAAAATTTGAGACTGATTGGAGGGGCCGTAAGGAAATAAGATTCTCGAGAGAAAAGTTATCGTATCCTGCGCTTTATAGTCTTTTTCACTTCTTTTACTCTGATAGACTTGAGATTGCAGTGGATGACATGAAAGATCTTGTGAGGATATGCAAAGTTTGCAAGTGTGACTCATTACAAAAAGTTATTGAAAAGGAAGTGGTACATCAAACGTATGCTGATTATAAATCGTTGCAAGAAATAGATAATACACAAAGACGTTATATATTACAAGGAAGTTCTCTTCCTGAAGATGATCGTCTCCCTGCTGCGTTGTCACGCCTTCTTCAAATATCTCTTGATAATTCAATTAAAGAGGGGAATTATGATGATGTTGTGAGACGAATAGGGTCGTTGAAAGTAAGTGGTTTTGAGGATGATCTTGCAGATGTTAGTATTAAAGTTGATGATAAGATTTTTCGTTGCCATCAAGTCATTTTGGCTTCAAGATCTGAATATTTTAAAACAAGATTGTCACGTATGGAGGATTTTCTTGAAGGAAGGGATGGGTTACCAGATTTTAGTCTACCACTTCTTGAAGAACGTGACCTTAGCATGGAAGCTTTTGAGAAGATGATAGAGTACAT GTACACCGATGGTTTAAAGGATATTGACCCTGATCAG GCTGAAGAAATTTTTGATGCTGCTTCAAGATATTTATTATTTCCTCTTAAACGTGCTGTAGCTGATGCTCTACTACCTCATTTAGAAATGGTTCCTCCTGCAGAATTGTGCCATTGGTTGATGTTATCAGACAT GTATGGTGTTTTGAAGATTCGAGAATACTGTCTGGATGTAATAGCGTGCAACTTTGAGACATTTGCAGATACTCGTGAATTCAGAGCAATGCTTCTAACACTGCCACCACCATCAGGAGATTCATCACTTCGTACCACTGTTCCAAATGCTCCTGGTGCAGAAATGAAGATGACAGAAGAGAACATTCTAGATGATCTGCGTGAAAAATGGCTTGAAGTAGAAGCTGGAGAGCTTGACACAAGAGACGAAAGTGCGTTGATTTTTGATAAGCGTCTTGAGATGCTTATGATGGTGGCGGAACAAGAACAATCTGCTGAGTGA